One Methylohalobius crimeensis 10Ki DNA segment encodes these proteins:
- a CDS encoding DmsE family decaheme c-type cytochrome: MTGWGTGTDAASGGDRQELRATLTVALVLFLCPAGAFAADGYTGYSKHGADTCLKCHDEDYEYPVMAIFETPHGSQEDPRAPFAGLQCEACHGPGRAHTAKVMPGEERPAVIVFGESSSAAPERQNAACLQCHRTRGRIQWNGSVHESSRLVCASCHRIHSREDPVLDLATQPQVCFRCHQRQRADVHKMSVHPIRFGKMVCSDCHDVHGGPGPVLLRRPTLNETCYQCHPEKRGPFLWEHAPVPEDCTHCHLPHGSNHPALLKKRPPLLCQQCHSQAGHPSIAYSGTGLAGPLQAAVLAKGCLNCHSQVHGSNHPSGVKRQR, encoded by the coding sequence GTGACCGGCTGGGGAACCGGAACGGACGCTGCTTCTGGGGGAGACAGACAAGAGCTACGGGCCACGCTTACAGTTGCCCTGGTTCTCTTTCTCTGCCCGGCGGGCGCTTTTGCCGCCGACGGATACACCGGCTATTCCAAGCACGGGGCGGACACTTGCCTCAAGTGTCATGACGAGGATTACGAATATCCGGTGATGGCTATCTTCGAGACGCCCCATGGAAGTCAGGAGGACCCGAGAGCTCCCTTCGCGGGGCTTCAGTGCGAGGCCTGCCACGGACCCGGGCGGGCTCATACCGCCAAGGTGATGCCCGGCGAAGAGCGCCCCGCCGTCATCGTCTTCGGGGAAAGCTCGTCGGCGGCACCGGAGCGCCAGAACGCCGCGTGCTTGCAATGTCATCGCACGCGAGGTCGAATCCAGTGGAATGGAAGCGTGCACGAGAGCAGCCGGCTGGTGTGCGCCAGTTGTCATCGAATCCACAGCCGCGAGGATCCGGTGCTCGATCTGGCCACTCAGCCGCAGGTCTGTTTCCGCTGTCATCAGCGCCAGCGCGCGGATGTTCATAAGATGTCGGTTCATCCCATCCGCTTCGGAAAAATGGTCTGCAGCGATTGTCACGATGTTCACGGCGGGCCCGGTCCCGTCCTTCTGCGTCGGCCGACTCTCAACGAGACATGCTACCAGTGCCACCCGGAGAAGCGGGGACCGTTTCTTTGGGAGCACGCTCCCGTTCCCGAGGACTGTACCCACTGTCACCTCCCTCACGGGTCCAATCATCCGGCTTTGCTGAAGAAGCGTCCCCCCTTACTCTGCCAACAGTGTCACTCCCAGGCGGGCCATCCGAGCATTGCTTACAGTGGGACCGGGCTTGCCGGTCCTCTCCAGGCTGCCGTGCTGGCCAAGGGGTGCCTCAACTGTCACTCTCAGGTGCACGGTTCCAACCATCCGTCGGGGGTGAAACGCCAACGATGA